One genomic window of Serinus canaria isolate serCan28SL12 chromosome 4, serCan2020, whole genome shotgun sequence includes the following:
- the PCM1 gene encoding pericentriolar material 1 protein isoform X5, whose protein sequence is MATGGAPFEEGMNDQDLPSWSNESLDDRLNNTDWGGQQKKANRSSEKNKKKLSGEGDTRLTNDISPESSPGMERRKTRTSHSFPHARYMTQMSVPEQAELERLKQRINFSDLDQRSIGSDSQGRATAANNKRQLNENKKPFNFLSVQINTNKSKDPASGSQKKEGGVSAQCKELFGAALSKDFLQNCQASAQEDGRGEQAMDSSQIVSRLVQIRDYIAKASSMRDDLVEKNERSANVERLSHLIDDLKEQEKSYLKFLQKMLARENEEDDVRTIDSAVGSGSVGESTSLNIDVQSEASDTTEVSFSLSCRPRIEDKLGNSAAREQVTDIDVTPSPKGKRERAALNDREIWPCGINSQDLGLLSKARDPQQEAKEELENLKKQHDLLKRMLQQQEELKALQGRQAALLALQHKAEQAIAVLDDSVVTETTGSVSGVSLTSELNEELNDLIQRFHNQLHDSQTQSVPDNRRQAESLSLTREISQSRNSSMCEHQSDEKAQLFNKMRMLQGKKQKMDKLLGELHTLRDQHLNNSSFFPASSSPQRSVDQRSTTSAASGPVGIVTVVNGEPNSLASAPYPPDSLVSQNESEEDENLNPTEKLQKLNEVRKRLNELRELVHYYEQTSDMMADAVNENTKEEEETEESESDSEHEDPQPVTNIRNPQGISSWSEINSNSNVQCGANNRDGRHLNTDCEINNRSAANIRTLNMSSALDCHNRENDKRLDLPQGEDDEVEDRVSEDSMSSHRSSLGDVAGDAEFEQKINRLIAAKQKLRQLQNLAAMVQDDDPEPQGAVANASNIGDLLGEVEETKQQPNNVRASSNKLKKDVRLNEKAREKFYEAKLQQQQRELKQLQEERRKLFEIQEKIQVLQKACPDLQLSAGLGNCPANRQTSQATSTPATNECNTAGKPLFECDESLPVGSELWSEMRRHEILREELRQRRKQLEALMAEDQRRRELAETISAVAASVKSEGSEAQCTPRQSRTEKTMATWGGSTQCALEEENGDEDGYLSDGGGQAEEEEEDASSLNDSFSVYPNNNIPENAYFGKGNKDRWKNCRPLSADGNYRPVSKARQQQNINMRRQENFRWMSELSYVEEKERWQEQINQLKKQHEFSVSICQTLMQDQQTLSCLLQTLLTGPYSMMPNNVASSQIHLIMHQLNQCYTQLTWQQNNVQRLKQMLSDLMQQQEQQCQEKPSRKERGSSAPPPPSPVFCPFNYPPQPVNLFSVPGFTNFSSFAPGINCNPVFPSGFGDFAHNVSPRSSEQQEQQHPLEHNTSGKTEYMAFPKPFESSSSNGAEKQRNHRQPEEETEKRSTWLDDSQEMKKDDQSQLNAGFAVSVQNIASGHKNQCDMNRRREFDEESLESFSSMPDPIDPTTVTKTFRSRKASAQASLASKDKTPKSKTKRKSSSQLKGRTKNAGYESASASSVCEPCKNNKSRHSDDVVHAKVFSKRNQEQLEKIIKYSRSTEMSSAHARRILQQSNRNACIEAPETGSDLSMFEALRDTIYSEVATLISQNESRPHFLIELFHELQLLNTDYLRQRALYALQDIVTRHLCEKNEKGKCSKSLNSSTWVASNSELTPSESLASTDDETFGKNFSTEACQECERPDADNGSTLSTSSNFEPFATDDLGNTVIHLDKALSWMREYERMKVEAESTLDSEGCSSNFQGASAAKLEGPGTGECQSVPQSGDVSAVPCPRIDTQQLDRQIKAIMKEVIPFLKEHMDEVCSSQLLTSVRRMVLTLTQQNDESKEFVKFFHKQLGSILQDSLAKFAGRKLKDCGEDLLVEISEVLFNELAFFKLMQDLDSNSISVKQRCKRKIETTEGMQSYAKEAKKGLQVDVCSSVEDVDEDKDKDETETAKQVPDSEVCAGNRVPENIRSDASEQEEDEESESGPVAISLSKAETQALTNYGSGEDENEDEEIEFEEGPVDVQTSLQASSETTENEQTSNQELTKAKSSEISSSEQPAKGEQDVAAAVHHYFSVMENTPALTANTPESFITATVKTEGSSSSLTVNETQTRDTTCAENKSGASSESSMAGSPDTESPVLVNEYEPGSGNVSQKSDEDDFVKVEDLPLKLAVYSEADLMKKMETEAQTKSLSDELLDRGGAQDQELVGDAQTLKEPGNFFLYSAYILGKHRGILEFKYC, encoded by the exons ATGGCAACAGGAGGTGCTCCCTTTGAAGAAGGCATGAATGATCAGGACTTGCCCAGCTGGAGCAATGAGAGCCTTGATGACCGGCTGAACAACAcg GACTGGGGAGGTcaacagaagaaagcaaacagatcttcagagaaaaacaagaaaaagcttAGTGGGGAAGGTGATACAAGGCTTACTAATGACATATCTCCAGAATCTTCACCTGGAATGGAACGACGGAAGACCAGAACTTCTCATAGCTTTCCTCATGCTCGATACATGACTCAGATGTCTGTTCCAGAGCAGGCTGAACTAGAAAGGCTTAAACAAAGAATAAACTTCAGTGATCTGGATCAG AGAAGCATTGGAAGTGATTCTCAAGGCAGAGCAACGGCTGCTAATAACAAACGTCAacttaatgaaaacaaaaaaccattcAACTTCCTGTCAGTACAGATTAATACTAACAAAAGCAAAGATCCTGCCTCAGGTTCCCAAAAAAAGGAAGGTGGGGTATCAGCGCAATGTAAAGAGTTGTTTGGAGCTGCTCTAAGCAAGGATTTTTTGCAAAATTGTCAAGCATCTGCTCAAGAAGATGGAAGGGGAGAACAGGCAATGGATAGTAGCCAG ATTGTGAGCAGACTAGTTCAGATTCGCGACTATATTGCTAAGGCCAGCTCCATGCGGGATGATCTTgtagagaaaaatgaaagatcGGCCAATGTTGAGCGTTTATCACACCTTATAGATGACCTTAAAGAGCAGGAGAAATCCTATCTGAAATTTTTGCAAAAGATGCTT gctAGAGAAAATGAGGAGGATGATGTTCGGACTATAGATTCAGCTGTGGGATCTGGTTCTGTAGGTGAGAGCACATCGCTAAACATTGATGTGCAGTCTGAGGCTTCAGATACCACG GAGGTATCTTTTAGTTTGAGTTGTCGGCCCCGCATTGAGGACAAACTAGGGAATTCAGCTGCACGAGAACAGGTTACAGACATTGATGTTACACCAAGCCctaaagggaaaagagagagagctgCTCTGAATGACAGGGAAATCTGGCCTTGTGGGATTAATAGCCAGGATCTTGGATTGCTTTCAAAG GCCAGAGATCCTCAACAGGAAGCTAAAGAAGAATTGGAAAACTTGAAGAAACAGCATGATTTATTGAAAAGGATGCTacaacagcaggaggaattgAAGGCTCTTCAAGGAAGACAGGCAGCTCTTCTTGCTTTGCAGCATAAAGCAGAGCAAGCCATTGCTGTTCTGGATGATTCTG TTGTAACAGAAACTACAGGTAGTGTGTCAGGAGTGAGTCTTACATCAGAACTGAATGAAGAATTGAATGACTTAATTCAACGCTTTCACAACCAACTTCATGATTCTCAG ACACAGTCTGTGCCTGACAATAGAAGGCAAGCAGAAAGCCTCTCACTTACCAGAGAGATTTCACAAAGCAGAAACTCTTCAATGTGTGAACACCAGTCAGATGAGAAGGCACAGCTTTTTAACAAGATGCGAATGTTGCAGGGTAAAAAGCAAAAGATGGACAAACTATTAGGAGAACTTCATACACTTCGTGACCAACATCTAAATAACTCTTCCT TTTTTCCTGCTTCAAGTTCTCCTCAAAGGAGTGTTGATCAAAGAAGTACaacttcagctgcttctggtCCTGTAGGCATAGTAACTGTTGTCAATGGTGAACCAAACAGTCTGGCATCTGCTCCCTATCCTCCTGATTCCCTGGTTTCTCAAAATGAGAGTGAAGAGGATGAAAATCTAAATCCAACAGAAAAGCTTCA gaagctgAATGAGGTTCGTAAGAGACTGAATGAGTTACGTGAGTTAGTTCACTACTATGAGCAGACGTCTGATATGATGGCAGATGCTGTGAATGAAAACACtaaggaggaggaagaaacagaagaatcaGAAAGTGATTCTGAACATGAGGATCCCCAGCCTGTTACAAATATTAG AAACCCTCAAGGAATCAGTAGTTGGAGTGAAATAAATAGCAACTCAAATGTACAGTGTGGAGCTAATAACAGAGATGGAAGACATCTTAATACAGACTGTGAAATAAACAACCGATCTGCTGCTAATATAAGAACTCTAAACATGTCTTCTGCTTTAG ACTGTCATAATAGGGAGAATGACAAACGCCTTGATCTACCCCAAGGTGAAGATGATGAAGTGGAAGATCGAGTTAGTGAAGATTCCATGTCTAGTCACAGAAGCAGCCTGGGTGATGTGGCTGGAGATGCTGAGTTTGAGCAGAAGATCAATAGGCTTATAGCTGCAAAACAGAAGCTTAGACAGTTACAAAACCTTGCTGCCATGGTGCAG GATGATGATCCAGAGCCTCAAGGAGCAGTTGCAAATGCGTCTAATATTGGTGACTTGTTGGGTGAGGTGGAAGAGACAAAGCAACAACCAAACAATGTCCGAGCAAGTTCCaacaagttaaaaaaagatGTGCGACTGAATGAAAAAGCAAG AGAGAAGTTCTATGAAGCTaaacttcagcagcagcaacgGGAGCTTAAGCAGttacaagaagaaagaagaaaactgtttgaaatccaggaaaaaattcaAGTGTTGCAGAAAGCTTGTCCTGACCTTCAA ttGTCAGCTGGCCTGGGTAACTGTCCAGCAAATAGACAGACTTCACAAGCAACATCAACTCCAGCCACGAATGAGTGTAACACAGCTGGCAAGCCTTTATTTGAGTGTGATGAATCATTACCAGTAGGCAGTGAG TTATGGTCTGAGATGAGAAGACATGAGATTTTAAGAGAAGAATTGCGACAGAGAAGAAAGCAACTTGAAGCTTTAATGGCTGAAGATCAGAGAAGGAGAGAGCTTGCAGAAACAATATCTGCTGTTGCTGCATCTGTTAAAAGTGAAGGGTCAGAAGCTCAGTGTACTCCACGGCAGAGCAGGACTGAAAA GACAATGGCTACCTGGGGAGGTTCTACCCAGTGTGCCctagaggaagaaaatggagaTGAAGACGGTTATCTCTCTGATGGAGGTGGTCAggcagaagaagaggaagaagatgcaTCAAGTTTGAATGACAGTTTCTCTGTTTATCCCAATAACAACATACCAGAAAACGCCTATTTTGGTAAAGGAAACAAAGATAG GTGGAAAAACTGCCGTCCCCTTTCAGCAGATGGAAATTATCGGCCCGTGTCTAAGGCCAGGCAACAGCAAAACATAAATATGCGGCGTCAGGAAAATTTTCGGTGGATGTCTGAGCTTTCCTATGTGGAAGAAAAGGAGCGATGGCAAGAGCAGATCAATCAGTTGAAGAAACAGCATGAATTTAGTGTCAGCATTTGTCAAACTTTGATGCAGGATCAGCAG aCCCTCTCTTGCCTTCTGCAGACTTTGCTCACAGGACCCTATAGCATGATGCCCAATAATGTTGCATCTTCACAAATACATCTCATTATGCATCAGTTAAACCAGTGTTACACTCAACTGACTTGGCAGCAGAATAATGTCCAAAG gTTGAAACAAATGTTAAGTGATCTTATGCAGCAGCAAGAACAACAGTGTCAAGAGAAACCatcaagaaaggagagaggcAGTAGTGCACCGCCACCTCCATCTCCTGTTTTCTGTCCATTCAACTACCCTCCGCAACCTGTGAACCTCTTTAGTGTTCCAGGATTtactaatttttcttcctttgctccaG GTATTAACTGTAATCCAGTGTTTCCATCTGGTTTTGGAGATTTTGCACATAATGTTTCTCCAcgcagcagtgagcagcaggagcagcagcatcctctaGAACATAATACTTCTGGGAAAACAGAGTATATGGCATTCCCCAAACCCTTTGAAAGCAGTTCCTCTAAtggagcagaaaaacaaag GAATCATAGACAACCtgaagaggaaacagaaaaaagatcAACTTGGCTTGATGATAGccaagaaatgaagaaagatgATCAGTCTCAGCTGAATGCAGGTTTTGCAGTTTCAGTACAAAACATTGCTTCTGGTCATAAGAATCAGTGCGATATGAACCGGAGAAGAGAGTTTGATGAAGAGTCTTTGGAGAGTTTCAGCAGCATGCCTGATCCAATAGACCCAACTACTGTGACAAAGACATTTAGATCTAGAAAAGCATCAGCACAAGCAAGCCTGGCATCAAAAGATAAAACGCCCAAATCAAAGACTAAGAGGAAGAGTTCTTCTCAGCTAAAAGGCAGAACTAAAAATGCTG GTTATGAAAGTGCAAGTGCTTCTAGTGTGTGTGAGCCCTGCAAGAACAATAAAAGCAGACACTCTGATGACGTGGTTCATGCAAAGGTGTTCAGCAAAAGGAATCAGGAGcaattggaaaaaataattaaatacagTAGATCTACAGAAATGTCTTCAG CGCATGCTAGGAGAATTCTGCAGCAGTCTAACAGAAATGCATGCATTGAAGCGCCAG aaactGGTAGTGATCTTTCTATGTTTGAAGCTTTGCGAGACACAATTTATTCTGAAGTGGCAACTCTTATTTCTCAAAATGAGTCTCGTCCCCACTTTCTTATTGAACTTTTCCATGAGCTTCAGCTGCTAAATACAGATTATCTGAGGCAAAGGGCTCTATATGCTCTACAG GATATAGTGACCAGACATTTatgtgagaaaaatgaaaaagggaagTGTTCAAAATCACTGAATTCTTCAACATGGGTGGCATCAAATTCTGAACTCACTCCTAGTGAAAGTCTTGCCTCTACAGATGAT GAAACTTTTGGCAAGAACTTTTCTACAGAAGCATGTCAAGAATGTGAACGACCTGATGCAGACAATGGCAGTACTTTGTCTACTTCTTCAAATTTTGAACCCTTTGCCACTGATGACCTTG GCAACACAGTGATTCATTTAGATAAAGCTTTGTCTTGGATGAGGGAATATGAGCGTATGAAAGTTGAAGCTGAAAGTACCCTTGACTCTGAGGGCTGCTCTAGTAATTTTCAGGGTGCTTCTGCTGCTAAATTAGAAG GTCCAGGTACTGGTGAATGTCAGTCTGTGCCACAGTCAGGTGATGTTTCTGCAGTTCCATGTCCTCGTATAGATACTCAGCAGCTGGACCGGCAGATTAAAGCAATTATGAAGGAGGTCATTCCTTTTCTGAAG GAACACATGGATGAAGTCTGCTCTTCTCAATTACTGACATCAGTAAGACGTATGGTCTTGACTCTTACACAACAAAATGATGAAAGTAAAGAATTTGTGAAGTTCTTTCATAAGCAGCTTGGCAGTATACTTCAG GATTCACTGGCAAAATTTGCTGgtagaaaattaaaagattGTGGGGAGGATCTTCTTGTGGAGATCTCTGAAGTATTATTCAATGAATTAGCCTTTTTTAAACTCATGCAAGACTTGGATAGCAACAGTATTTCTGTAAAGCAGAGATGTAAACGAAAAATAGAAACCACTGAAGGAATGCAGTCTTATGCTAAAgag GCAAAAAAAGGTCTCCAGGTGGATGTTTGTTCTTCTGTTGAAGATGTCGATGAGGACAAA GACAAGGATGAGACTGAAACTGCTAAACAAGTACCGGACTCAGAAGTGTGTGCTGGTAACAGAGTGCCTGAAAATATTAGATCTGATGCATCTGAGcaagaggaagatgaggaaaGTGAAAGTGGTCCAGTGGCAATAA GTTTATCGAAAGCAGAAACCCAAGCTCTGACTAACTATGGCAGTGGAGAAGATGAGAATGAAGATGAAGAAATAGAATTTGAGGAAGGACCTGTTGATGTGCAAACATCACTACAAGCCAGCAGTGAAACAACTGAAAATGAACAG ACTTCAAACCAAGAGTTGACTAAGGCAAAAAGCAGTGAGATTTCGTCATCAGAACAACCTGCTAAAG GTGAACAAgatgtggctgcagctgtgcatcATTACTTCAGTGTCATGGAGAATACACCAGCTTTAACAGCCAATACCCCAGAATCCTTTATAACAGCCACTGTGAAAACTGAAGGATCAAGCTCATCTTTGACAGTGAATGAAACTCAAACACGAGATACCACATGTGCAGAAAACAAATCTGGTGCAAGTTCTGAAAGCTCCATGGCTGGCAGCCCTGATACAGAGTCACCTGTGCTAGTGAACGAATAT GAACCTGGTTCTGGAAATGTAAGTCAAAAATCTGATGAAGATGACTTTGTGAAAGTCGAAGACTTGCCCCTCAAACTTGCTGTATATTCAGAG GCagatttaatgaagaaaatggaaacagaggCCCAAACCAAGAGTTTGTCTGATGAATTACTGGATAGAGGTGGAGCTCAAGATCAGGAATTAGTAGGAGATGCCCAAACATTGAAAGAacctggtaatttttttctatattctgCATACATATTGGGAAAACACCGTGGAATACTCGAATTTAAATATTGCTGA